A single Phragmites australis chromosome 4, lpPhrAust1.1, whole genome shotgun sequence DNA region contains:
- the LOC133914235 gene encoding uncharacterized protein LOC133914235 yields MDTEVLQPLEPSSPPPRTAVRSRPSSWSSSGSSCGVEYTSLRDVLAEAGPGSGSGGGGSFGDAGAHVIDFDASNINIRNQLLKHAASAYLQSAIVVPPRERRCLSRPWRRLLQRCRCRILLRPCGCAWPWPGCRAGDPAHRCAASVAGSARRLAAILSRCVACMWT; encoded by the coding sequence ATGGACACTGAGGTCCTCCAGCCGCTGGagccgtcgtcgccgccccCGCGCACCGCCGTCCGGTCCCGGCCGTCGAGCTGGAGCAGCAGCGGGAGCAGCTGCGGCGTCGAGTACACGAGCCTCCGCGACGTGCTAGCCGAGGCGGGGCCCGGcagcgggagcggcggcggcggcagcttcgGTGACGCCGGCGCGCACGTGATCGACTTTGACGCGTCCAACATCAACATCCGCAACCAGCTACTGAAGCACGCCGCGTCGGCGTACCTCCAGTCCGCCATCGTCGTCCCGCCGAGGGAACGGCGCTGCCTCAGCAGGCCCTGGCGGAGGCTTCTGCAGCGCTGCCGGTGTCGCATCCTGTTGCGGCCGTGCGGGTGCGCGTGGCCATGGCCGGGATGCCGCGCCGGAGATCCCGCGCACCGCTGCGCCGCGTCCGTGGCCGGCTCGGCGCGCCGCCTCGCCGCCATCCTCTCCCGCTGCGTCGCTTGCATGTGGACGTAG